A section of the Vibrio vulnificus CMCP6 genome encodes:
- the argA gene encoding amino-acid N-acetyltransferase, giving the protein MKIRSTALVKGFRQSTPYVNAHRGKTMVILLGGEAIADKNFSNIINDIALMHSLGVKVVLVYGARPQINQLLDKQSSQTPYHKHIRVTDENSLSIVMQAAGQLQLAITASLSMSLNNTPMAGTHLNVVSGNFVIAQPLGIDEGVDYCHSGRIRRIDTEAINRSLDQGSIVLLGPIASSVTGECFNLLSEEVATQVAIKLKADKLIGFCSEQGVIDEEGNAVAELFPSDAEKFIQKLSVDVDPDSDFHSGTLRFLKGAVAACRAGVPRSHLISYKIDGALIQELFSFDGIGTQVVMASAEQVRQACIDDIGGILELIRPLEEQGILVRRSREQLEQEVERFTIIEKDGLIIGCAALYPYIDEHMAEMACVAIHPDYRDGNRGLLLLNYMKHRSKSIGIEQIFVLTTHSVHWFREQGFYEIGVDSLPMAKKSLYNYQRRSKILALPL; this is encoded by the coding sequence GTGAAAATTCGCAGCACGGCATTAGTTAAAGGTTTCAGACAATCCACTCCGTACGTCAACGCGCACCGCGGCAAAACCATGGTTATTCTCCTTGGTGGTGAAGCGATCGCTGACAAAAACTTCAGCAATATTATTAATGATATAGCTCTAATGCACAGCCTTGGCGTTAAAGTGGTTCTGGTCTATGGTGCCAGACCGCAAATCAATCAATTACTTGACAAGCAATCAAGCCAAACCCCTTATCACAAACACATTCGTGTGACTGACGAAAACTCACTTTCGATAGTTATGCAAGCTGCTGGACAGTTGCAATTGGCGATCACAGCCAGCCTCTCCATGAGCTTGAATAATACGCCGATGGCCGGAACGCACCTCAATGTGGTCAGTGGAAATTTTGTCATCGCTCAACCATTAGGTATAGATGAAGGTGTCGATTACTGCCACAGTGGTCGCATTCGTCGCATTGATACCGAGGCCATCAATCGCTCCTTGGATCAAGGTTCCATCGTACTGCTGGGGCCGATTGCCAGTTCGGTGACTGGTGAATGCTTTAACTTGCTTTCTGAAGAAGTAGCAACACAAGTGGCGATCAAACTTAAAGCCGACAAACTGATTGGCTTTTGTTCTGAGCAAGGCGTGATTGATGAAGAGGGCAATGCCGTCGCCGAGTTGTTTCCAAGCGATGCGGAGAAATTCATTCAAAAGCTCTCGGTCGATGTCGATCCCGATAGTGACTTCCATTCCGGCACACTGCGTTTTCTCAAAGGGGCAGTGGCAGCTTGCCGCGCTGGCGTTCCCCGTAGCCATTTAATCAGTTACAAAATTGATGGGGCTTTAATCCAAGAACTGTTTTCATTTGACGGTATCGGCACACAAGTGGTCATGGCCAGTGCTGAGCAAGTTCGTCAGGCTTGCATTGATGATATTGGCGGCATTCTTGAACTGATTCGCCCTCTGGAAGAGCAAGGCATTCTAGTAAGGCGCTCTCGCGAGCAACTTGAGCAAGAGGTTGAACGCTTTACCATCATTGAGAAAGATGGCCTGATCATTGGCTGCGCCGCCTTGTACCCTTATATCGATGAGCATATGGCGGAGATGGCGTGTGTGGCCATTCATCCTGATTATCGCGATGGTAACCGTGGCCTGTTGCTGCTCAATTACATGAAGCATCGGTCGAAATCCATCGGCATTGAGCAAATTTTTGTTCTCACCACGCACAGCGTTCATTGGTTTAGAGAGCAAGGTTTCTACGAAATTGGCGTCGACTCACTGCCAATGGCGAAGAAAAGTTTGTACAACTATCAGCGTCGTTCAAAAATTTTGGCACTGCCACTTTGA
- the recD gene encoding exodeoxyribonuclease V subunit alpha, with protein MMLNGSLQATLSMLEQQAQQGYLRLLDYQFARFIGEQSQHSGLALLAAAVSAELGKGHICLPLFDELGQVCELASKIGLFGEAATELNAQLQSFDWRALLQTSRLVGTQGEAVPLMFDGERVYLHRYWHYEVVLAQKLNQLSHGIELNASSAASLSALLDRLFARDYRFLFETLIAAQASGSTQVQRQQWVCDFLDVVEEHRLDWTAIEQVLSQVSKVSDLNALDHLVPHAACINWQKVAAAVALTRRFAVISGGPGTGKTTTVTKLLAALIEQAGAQTPTIRLVAPTGKAAARLTESIGKAVQSLAVEPSLKALIPTEASTLHRLLGAIPGSAEFRHHSQNPLHLDVLVVDEASMVDLSMMYKVIDALPKHARLILLGDKDQLASVEAGAVLGDICAFSASGYSAEQAATLAKLTGYQALPKSASRLAPVADSLCMLQKSYRFDARSGIGQLAKAINAGSVAALESVWQREFNDIEHHPLDASHYNHMLQTLVSEYSHYLARIALTQQHLEPKERESSAVRAKAGLNLFHRCRLLCAVREGNFGVAGLNLRIERALAARNLIKVKDEIWYHGRPVMVTRNDYALGLYNGDIGICMWDDTDEAPRLKVYFELADGSVKAVLPSRVPEHETAYAMTIHKSQGSEFDFTLMILPADFSPILTRELIYTGITRAKKRLALYADLQVLKRGMKIKTQRASGLPHRLGQ; from the coding sequence ATGATGTTGAATGGGTCACTCCAAGCGACGCTGTCGATGCTGGAACAGCAAGCCCAACAAGGCTACCTGCGCTTATTGGATTATCAATTTGCGCGCTTTATTGGTGAGCAGAGTCAGCACAGCGGATTGGCGCTGTTGGCCGCTGCGGTCAGTGCCGAGTTAGGCAAAGGGCATATTTGCTTGCCTCTGTTTGATGAACTTGGCCAAGTCTGTGAATTGGCCAGCAAAATTGGCCTGTTTGGTGAGGCGGCAACCGAGCTGAACGCCCAGTTGCAGTCGTTCGACTGGCGAGCATTGCTGCAAACCAGTCGCTTGGTTGGCACCCAAGGGGAAGCGGTGCCCTTGATGTTCGATGGGGAACGAGTTTATCTGCATCGCTATTGGCACTATGAAGTCGTTTTGGCGCAAAAACTTAATCAATTGAGTCACGGTATTGAACTTAACGCCAGCTCAGCGGCATCGTTATCCGCATTGCTGGATCGATTGTTCGCGCGAGATTACCGCTTTTTGTTCGAAACGCTGATTGCCGCGCAAGCGAGCGGCAGTACCCAGGTGCAGCGACAGCAATGGGTGTGTGATTTTCTCGACGTGGTTGAAGAGCACCGTTTGGATTGGACGGCGATTGAACAAGTGCTGAGCCAAGTAAGCAAAGTCTCAGATCTCAACGCGCTGGATCATCTTGTGCCTCATGCGGCCTGCATTAATTGGCAAAAGGTAGCTGCCGCGGTGGCGTTGACGCGTCGTTTTGCCGTGATCTCTGGGGGGCCGGGAACAGGCAAAACCACCACCGTCACGAAATTGTTGGCGGCGCTGATTGAGCAAGCTGGAGCGCAAACGCCCACCATTCGTTTGGTGGCGCCAACGGGTAAAGCGGCGGCGCGTTTGACCGAATCCATCGGTAAAGCGGTGCAATCTTTAGCCGTAGAGCCGAGTTTAAAGGCGTTAATCCCCACAGAAGCCTCAACATTACATCGCTTGTTAGGCGCGATCCCCGGCAGTGCCGAGTTTCGTCATCACAGTCAAAACCCGCTGCATTTGGATGTGCTGGTGGTGGATGAAGCCTCAATGGTCGATCTTTCGATGATGTATAAAGTGATTGACGCGCTGCCTAAACATGCTCGTTTGATTTTACTCGGTGATAAAGATCAGTTGGCCTCCGTTGAAGCGGGGGCGGTGCTGGGGGATATCTGCGCATTTTCTGCTTCCGGATACAGCGCAGAGCAAGCAGCAACGCTCGCGAAGTTAACGGGTTATCAAGCGCTGCCAAAGAGTGCCAGCCGTTTGGCACCAGTTGCAGATAGCTTGTGTATGTTGCAAAAGAGCTATCGTTTTGATGCTCGCTCAGGAATTGGCCAATTGGCAAAAGCGATCAATGCCGGTTCCGTGGCGGCGTTAGAGAGTGTATGGCAGCGAGAGTTTAACGATATCGAACATCACCCATTGGATGCCAGCCACTACAACCATATGTTGCAAACGCTTGTAAGTGAGTACTCACATTATCTTGCTCGCATTGCCTTAACTCAGCAGCATCTTGAGCCGAAAGAGAGAGAAAGCAGTGCTGTTCGAGCCAAAGCGGGACTGAATTTGTTTCATCGTTGCCGGTTACTTTGCGCCGTGCGTGAAGGCAATTTTGGTGTGGCCGGACTTAACCTTCGCATTGAAAGAGCCTTAGCTGCGCGGAATTTGATTAAAGTGAAGGACGAGATTTGGTATCACGGCAGGCCTGTAATGGTGACGCGTAATGATTACGCGCTTGGGCTTTACAACGGCGACATTGGCATCTGCATGTGGGATGACACTGACGAAGCCCCGCGTCTAAAAGTCTATTTTGAGTTGGCTGACGGCAGCGTTAAAGCGGTATTACCAAGCCGAGTGCCAGAACATGAAACAGCCTATGCGATGACAATACATAAATCACAAGGCAGCGAATTTGATTTTACCTTGATGATTTTGCCTGCCGATTTCAGCCCAATACTGACGCGAGAGCTGATCTACACGGGCATTACTCGAGCGAAAAAGCGTTTAGCGCTGTATGCCGATCTCCAAGTCCTGAAACGTGGTATGAAGATAAAAACACAGCGAGCGAGCGGCCTGCCACACCGTTTGGGCCAGTAA